The genomic DNA GCGACCGACTTGTGCTTCTTCGAGTACAGCGGCAGCGGGTAGATCGCGGTCGCGCCGATCGGCACCAGCTTGGTGTTGTTCTTGGCGTTGTAGTCGGCCAGGTACAGCAGGTGCTGGTACTCGTTGATGTTCAGGTCGCCGTCGTTGAGCGCGGCGTTGGGCTGCTTGTAGTCGCTGAAGTTCTTCAGCTCCACGTCGATGCCCTGGTCCTTCGCGAGGCCCTTGTAGACCTCCCAGAACGCCTGGGCACCGTCGGTCACGCCGATGGTGACGGCGTCACTGCTCGAGCTCGAGCCGCACGCGGCGACACCCGAGGCGAGGGCGATGGGCACGACCAGGGCGAGCGCGTAACGCTTCATCTTCACGGCTATTGTTCTCCAACTCGACGGGACCGGGGATCTCCCAGCTGCGTGAACGATACCTACTGGTTAGTACATCGGTGGGACGAGTGCCGGGTTCCGGCAGGCGCCCGCTTCCGTGACCAGGTTCGACGGTCCGCCAGTGGTTTCGCTCATGAGTGCACCGAATCATCGCGGGCCGCCGGAACCCGGTCCACGACATCGGTCACGAATCGAGAAGCCCGTTCGCTCCGCCGCTCGTACTGTCGATGACGAACCACCGAGGATCACCGCGAGGAGAGCACCATGACCGCCCGCAGCGCCGCCCCCGTCCGCTTCACCGCCACCGTCGAACAGCTCGGCGCACGCATCCTCGTCCGCCTGCCGGCCGACGCGAGCGCCGCACTCCCGTCGCGCGGACAGGTCGCGGTGGCGGGGACGCTCGCCGGCGCGGACTTCCGCACCGTCGTCGAGCCCGACGGGCGCAAGGGGCACTGGATCGCGCTGGACGACGCCCCGGTGGAAGCCGGCGACGAGGTTTCGATGGAACTCGTCCCCGTCACGGAGTGGCCGGAGCCGACGGTGCCCGACGACCTGCGGTCCGCCCTCGACGACGCACCCGACACCGCCGACGTGTGGGCGGACATCACGCCGATGGCGCGATGGGAGTGGGTGCGCTGGATCGGTGCCACGAAGAACCCCGCGACCCGGGCCAAGCGCGTGGACGTCACCATCTCGAAGATGCGCTCCGGCAAGCGCCGCCCGTGCTGCTTCGACCTCGCGTCCTGCACCGATCCGGAGCTGATGAAGAGCGGGAAACTGATCGATGCCGAGGAAGCGGCGCCCCGCCCGGCGTAGCTCCCTGGAGATGCCGCACCGGCCGGTCCGCGGCGTGCGCGGGCCGGCCGGTGGCATCGGTTCGGTTCAGTTCTGCGGCGGCTGCTGCCCGCCCGGGCGACCCGGGTCCTGCGGGTCCGTACCGGGCCAGCGTTCGGGGTCGGGACCGGGCTGCCAGCCCTGCTGCCACCCCTGCGGCTCGGCGCCGGGATGCCCGGCGTGCTGCCCCGGCTGCGCGGCGTCTCCCTGCTGCCGGGACGGAGCCTCGGGCGCGGGCCGGTGCCAGGGGTCGGCCGCGGGCTGCCAGCCCTGCGGGTGGCTCGGGGCGCTGTGCTGCGGCGCGCGGCCTCCGTACTGGTGCTGGCCGGGCTGATGCTGCCCCGCCGGCTGCGCGGGCAGCCCGACGGTCGGCGGCTGCCCTCCCTGGGCGGCGAACTGCTGCCCGGTGCCCGGCGCCGCCTGCGGCACGGCCTGGGTGTGCTGCGCCGACAGGGGTGCCTGCGGCGGGAGCGGCGGCTGGTAGCCCGAGGCCTGCGCCGCCCCCTGGGCGGGAGCCTGCGCCGACTGCTGCTCCGCCGCGGCCGGACGCTGCGCCTGGCCGTGCCGGGCGGTCTCCTTCGCGGCTGCTTCACGCTCGGCGCGACGCGCGGGGATCTCGGCCTCCACCTTGCTCAACCAGCCGTCCCAGCGCTGCTGCATGGGCTTGACCAGCCCGCCGCCGACGCCCACGACGACCACGCCGCCGATCGTCGCGAGCACGGCCACGAGGACCGGCGTGGTCACGGTCGTGGCGACACCGATCTGATTGAGGGCGGCGATGATGCCCGCACCCCAGATGAACAGCGAGGCGATGGTCGCGAGCAGCGGACCGTACGAGGCGCTGCCGAGCGCTCCGCCGACGATGTCCTTCACGGCCTTCGCGATGGCGGCGGCGATCACGATGATGAGGATCGCGACGAACAACTTGGGCAGCCAGGCCACGAACCGCGAGAGCAGGTCACCGATCGGATTCGGGCCGAAGACGCCGATCGCGAGCTGCAGCGTGATGAGCAGGACCGCGTAGTAGACGACCTTGGCGAGCAGCGTCGACGCGTCGTAGTCGCTCTTGGCGAGCACGCCCTGCAGGCCGCTGCGCTCCGCCAGCCGGTCGAAACCGACCTTGGACAGGATCTTCGCGATCACCTTGGAGAGGATCTTCGCGACGATCCAGCCGATGACGAGGATGACCAGGAAGGCGGCCAGTTTGGGGACGAAGGTCGCGACGGAGCTCCACGCGTCGGAGAGCCCCGCCCCGTAGTCGATGGCGAGTTGGGAGGTCATGGGGTTCACCTCTCGATCAGCGATACCCGAGCACGCCGAACGCGCGGAGGGCATCCACGGGAAGGACTTGGGGACCACGCCGGTTACTGGACACCGCCACCCTGGGGCCAACCCTAAGCACTCCGTGCGCGGTTCTCTCGTCAACACCCCCAAGTCCTGCGACAACCGATCGCATTTCTGGCATTTCACCCGAAACGGCGCGTGATCCGTTGAGGCTGTTGCAAATTCCTGGACCGCGGAGTTCACCGGATCTTCGGCCCGGCGGGTCCGGTCATCGGCCCGGCGGGTCCGGTCGTGGGCCCGGCCGATCCGCCGTCCAGGCGCCAGAGCGCACCGTCGCGCCGCACGAGGCCCTTCAACTCGAGCAGGGCGAGCTGCCCCATCACCGCCCGCGCCGGGAGGCCCGCGACGACCGCGATCTCCGACACGGGGAGCCCCGACTTCGCCGGGAGCGCGCCGTGCACCCGCAGTGCCGGTCCGTCGAGGCCGTCGGTGGGACGCGCGGGCACCTCGAGCTCGCCTGCGAGCTCACCGATCCGCCCCACCTCCTCGATCACCTCGGCGGGCCGGGTGACCAGGACGGCACCCGCACGGATCAGCTGATGGCAGGTCACCGACGTCGCCGCGGTGACCGGACCGGGGACCGCGCACACGGGTACGCCGCGACGCCGCGCCCAGGTGGCGGTGTTCTTCGTGCCCGATCGGAACCCGGCCTCCACCACCACGACGCCGCCCGTCGCGGTTCCCACGATCCGGTTGCGGTTGAGGAACCGGTGTCGCGCGGGCACGCCGCCCGGCGGGTACTCGGAGACCACCAGACCCGTCTCGGCGATCCTCCGGAACAGGCCGGCGTGCCCGGCGGGGTAGGGCCGGTCCAGGCCGCCCGCGACGAACGCGATCGTCGGACCGTCGGCGGCGAGTGCGCCGCGATGGGCCACACCGTCGATCCCGTACGCGCCTCCGGAGACGATCGTGAAACCCTCCGCCGCGAGTTCCCCGGCGAAGTCATCGGTCACCCGTTCGCCGTAGCTCGACGGTGCGCGAGTCCCCACCATCGCCACGGACCGTTCGAGCAGCTCGTCGAGCCGCCCGCTTCCCACCGCCCACAAGGCGACCGGTCGCAGCTCGCGCACCTCGTCGTCGTGCTCGGTGTCCTCCGACGGCAGGCGCCCGGCGAGCCGCCCCAGGGCCTGCTCGGGCCACTCCTCGTCGTCCGGGGTGACGAGCCTGCCGCCGAGGTGCTCGATATGGGCGAGGTCGGCCTCGGCGCGATCCTCCAGAGCCCGCCCGACGGTGCCGTCGGCGACGTCCTCGAAGCCGTCGGCGAACTCCTGCCGGCGCACCATCTCGGCCGCGGCCACCGGCCCGACCTCCTCAACGAGGGCGATGAGGGGGCCGCACGGCGGCTCCGCGACCCTGCTCAGGTAGGCCCACGCCCGCTTCACGTCGTCGGTCATCGTCACTCCTTGTCCCGGAACTGCAGGGCCTGCACCACTTCGTCCTCGCCCGGCTTGTCGAGACCGAGCAGATCCGCGAGGGTCCACGACAGGCGCAGGCAACGATCGGCGCCACGCGCCGTGATCGTCCCGGCCCGCAGGTACAGCTCCAGCGGGCGCAGTGCTGTCGCCGAGAGCCGGAACCGGCGGCGCAGCACCACGCCGGGTACCTCGGAGTTCGTCACCCACCCCTCGGCGCCCCAGCGGGCGGCCGCGGCATCACGCGCGGCCCGTACCCGGGCGCGGACCGTCGCGCTGGATTCCTCCGCCACCCCGTCCTCGTGCAGCGCACCGGTCCCCGGCGGCTCCATCCGCACCCACAGGTCCACGCGATCCAGCAGTGGCCCCGAGAGGCGGCCCAGGTAGCGGCGACGAACCGTCGCCGTGCAGGTGCAGTCCTGGTTCCGCGCCGGCGCGCACGGGCACGGGTTCGCGGCCATGACGAGAAGGAACCGCGACGGATACTTGACCACGCCGTCGCGCCGCGCGAGCCGGATCTGCCCCTCCTCCAACGGCGTCCGAAGAGCCTCGAGGGAGCGCGGCCCCATCTCGGCGCACTCGTCCAGGAACAGCACGCCGCGGTGTGCGAGGGAGACCGCACCGGGACGGGCGAGGCCGCTGCCGCCACCGACGAGGGCGCTCACGGACGAGGTCTGGTGCGGCGCGACGAAGGGCGGCACGGTGATGAGCGGCCGATCGGCCCGCAGGTTCCCGGCGATCGAGTGGATCGCGCTCACTTCCAGGGCCTCGCGCCGCCCCAACGCCGGCATGATGCCGGGCAGCCGCGACGCCAGCATCGTCTTCCCTATGCCCGGCGGACCCGTCATCATGATGTGGTGCGCCCCGGCGGCGGCGACCTCCAGGGCGTACTTCGCTTCGGGCTGTCCCACCACGTCCGCGAGATCCGCCACAGCGGGATCGCACTCCTCGGCGACGAGCGGCCCCGGCTCGGCCAGGCTCCCCTCCCCCGCGAGCCACGCCACAACGTCGGCCAGGTGCGCGGCGCCGAGCACCTCGATGCCGTCCACCAGACCCGCCTCGTCGATGTTGG from Tsukamurella paurometabola includes the following:
- a CDS encoding YdeI/OmpD-associated family protein, with the translated sequence MTARSAAPVRFTATVEQLGARILVRLPADASAALPSRGQVAVAGTLAGADFRTVVEPDGRKGHWIALDDAPVEAGDEVSMELVPVTEWPEPTVPDDLRSALDDAPDTADVWADITPMARWEWVRWIGATKNPATRAKRVDVTISKMRSGKRRPCCFDLASCTDPELMKSGKLIDAEEAAPRPA
- a CDS encoding mechanosensitive ion channel family protein — translated: MTSQLAIDYGAGLSDAWSSVATFVPKLAAFLVILVIGWIVAKILSKVIAKILSKVGFDRLAERSGLQGVLAKSDYDASTLLAKVVYYAVLLITLQLAIGVFGPNPIGDLLSRFVAWLPKLFVAILIIVIAAAIAKAVKDIVGGALGSASYGPLLATIASLFIWGAGIIAALNQIGVATTVTTPVLVAVLATIGGVVVVGVGGGLVKPMQQRWDGWLSKVEAEIPARRAEREAAAKETARHGQAQRPAAAEQQSAQAPAQGAAQASGYQPPLPPQAPLSAQHTQAVPQAAPGTGQQFAAQGGQPPTVGLPAQPAGQHQPGQHQYGGRAPQHSAPSHPQGWQPAADPWHRPAPEAPSRQQGDAAQPGQHAGHPGAEPQGWQQGWQPGPDPERWPGTDPQDPGRPGGQQPPQN
- the dprA gene encoding DNA-processing protein DprA; the encoded protein is MTDDVKRAWAYLSRVAEPPCGPLIALVEEVGPVAAAEMVRRQEFADGFEDVADGTVGRALEDRAEADLAHIEHLGGRLVTPDDEEWPEQALGRLAGRLPSEDTEHDDEVRELRPVALWAVGSGRLDELLERSVAMVGTRAPSSYGERVTDDFAGELAAEGFTIVSGGAYGIDGVAHRGALAADGPTIAFVAGGLDRPYPAGHAGLFRRIAETGLVVSEYPPGGVPARHRFLNRNRIVGTATGGVVVVEAGFRSGTKNTATWARRRGVPVCAVPGPVTAATSVTCHQLIRAGAVLVTRPAEVIEEVGRIGELAGELEVPARPTDGLDGPALRVHGALPAKSGLPVSEIAVVAGLPARAVMGQLALLELKGLVRRDGALWRLDGGSAGPTTGPAGPMTGPAGPKIR
- a CDS encoding YifB family Mg chelatase-like AAA ATPase — translated: MSALSKVHSVAITGVDGAVVEIEGCIGPGLPAVHLVGLPDTVLKESRDRIRAAIVNIGIRFPDTRVTVALSPATLPKVGSVYDLPLAVAILLAAERVPVGRIDGAVLLGELALDGRVRGVRGVLPAVLAAKESGFVRAVVPLANIDEAGLVDGIEVLGAAHLADVVAWLAGEGSLAEPGPLVAEECDPAVADLADVVGQPEAKYALEVAAAGAHHIMMTGPPGIGKTMLASRLPGIMPALGRREALEVSAIHSIAGNLRADRPLITVPPFVAPHQTSSVSALVGGGSGLARPGAVSLAHRGVLFLDECAEMGPRSLEALRTPLEEGQIRLARRDGVVKYPSRFLLVMAANPCPCAPARNQDCTCTATVRRRYLGRLSGPLLDRVDLWVRMEPPGTGALHEDGVAEESSATVRARVRAARDAAAARWGAEGWVTNSEVPGVVLRRRFRLSATALRPLELYLRAGTITARGADRCLRLSWTLADLLGLDKPGEDEVVQALQFRDKE